In one window of Phyllopteryx taeniolatus isolate TA_2022b chromosome 23, UOR_Ptae_1.2, whole genome shotgun sequence DNA:
- the chd3 gene encoding chromodomain-helicase-DNA-binding protein 3 isoform X9: MHVRCMFLFLSTRGRDPHIPRYTTGDFECAWLRKADPVTAVGVDGPGYKKRSKSPRVPDKKKALAAAKAKKMAAIRLKLSHVCAKRKKSCSSDDVDEDDSEREDSSVRGSSVRSDNSGRAKKNKRGRPAKKKKKIPGDEEGDGYETDHQDYCEVCQQGGEIILCDTCPRAYHLVCLEPELEKAPEGKWSCPHCEKEGIQWEAKDEDFEDFEEDAEERTISEVGAGVEEDDDHMEFCRVCKDGGELLCCDTCTSSYHIHCLNPPLPEIPNGEWLCPRCTCPPIKGRVQKILHWRWGEPPPPAPVPAPDAAPDRPPPPPTKGRAEREFFVKLAGQSYWHCTWITELQLEIFHSVMYRNYQRKTDMDEPPALDYGSGGEDESSVGKCEKRRAEDGAMEDEYYKYGIKPEWMMIHRIINHSVDKRGMCHYLVKWRDLTYDQCTWERDHMDIPDFAIYKANYRRHRDAVTEEDPDKPRGMRSKSREGEDESSPASPVTDPTIKYEEQPDFVTSTGGTLHLYQMEGLNWLRFSWAQGTDTILADEMGLGKTIQTIVFLYSLFKEGHTKGPFLVSAPLSTIINWEREFEMWAPDFYVVTYTGDKDSRAIIRENEFSFDDSPVKAGKKPFKMRRETPIKFHVLLTSYELVTIDQTALKSIDWACLVVDEAHRLKNNQSKFFRRLNDYKIDHKLLLTGTPLQNNLEELFHLLNFLTPNRFNNLDGFLEEFADISKEDQIKKLHDLLGPHMLRRLKADVFKNMPTKTELIVRVELSPMQKKYYKLILTKNFEALNSKGGGNQVSLLNIMMDLKKCCNHPYLFPVASMEAQKTPNGAYEGSALTKASGKLTLLRKMLRKLKEQGHRVLVFSQMTKMLDLLEDFLDYEGYKYERIDGGITGALRQEAIDRFNAPGACQFCFLLSTRAGGLGINLATADTVVIFDSDWNPHNDIQAFSRAHRIGQANKVMIYRFVTRASVEERITQVAKRKMMLTHLVVRPGLGSKAGSMSKQELDDILKFGTEELFKNGGEGMKNPSGDKAEDEGNVIHYDSAAIERLLDRSQDATDDSDVQNMNEYLSSFKVARYMVREEDKVDEIEREIIKQEENVDPDYWEKLLRHHYEQQQQDLASKLGKGKRNRKPVNYNDAAQEDQEWHADISDNQSEYSVGSEEEDEDFDDRPEGRRQSRRQLRNEKDKPLPPLLARVGGNLEVLGFNTRQRKAFLNAVMRWGMPSRDAFASQWLVRDLRGKTEKEFKAYVSLFMRHLCEPVADGAETFADGVPREGLCRQPVLTRIGVMSLVKKKIQEFEHINGRWSLPELKPDVSLDKSSSRASSPAAKTATPTPDASYNNTPCHSKPATPAPADKPEKNGKEGEKEDKEDGEAQSENDKEERKELGTPQSAPPPSPKTEGKDDDGGGGQSREEDDDDGPSDASPQERTSPDESKVPTQRDGRVQEGKTDGANVDRERRKDTDEPEAADAEETAEPDEEEAKGDKDAGKEIGEAKAEPAEGNGKPPAERPRFMFNIADGGFTELHTLWQNEERAAISSGKMSEIWHRRHDFWLLAGIVIHGYARWQDIQNDPPFAIVNEPFKSQANKGNFLEMKNKFLARRFKLLEQALVIEEQLRRAAYLNMTQDPSHPAMALNARFAEVECLAESHQHLSKESLAGNKPANAVLHKVLNQLEELLSDMKADVTRLPAALSRVPPIAARLQMSERSILSRLASKGTETHAPPPIPPGLYATHQNYGTPFAPANYSQMPPGSFISEATGGAAWGAGGGPAAVGVCQKTKEHDVVQRQRVVDLWKDGKSEGAIGLELRMPKSTVHSIIVKYRLSNTVENLPRNGRPKKP; the protein is encoded by the exons ATGCACGTGaggtgcatgtttttatttttgtccactcggGGTCGGGATCCTCACATTCCACGCTATACTACGGGTGACTTTGAATGCGCGTGGCTCCGTAAGGCCGACCCGGTGACTGCCGTGGGTGTCGACG GTCCGGGTTACAAGAAGCGCAGTAAAAGTCCTCGAGTCCCCGACAAGAAAAAGGCTTTGGCCGCGGCCAAGGCCAAAAAGATGGCGGCCATTCGGCTCAAACTTTCTCACGTGTGCGCCAAGCGGAAGAAGAGCTGCTCT AGCGACGACGTGGACGAGGACGATTCGGAGCGGGAGGACTCCAGCGTCCGCGGCTCCTCGGTTCGCTCCGACAACTCCGGCCGCGCGAAGAAGAACAAGCGCGGGCGGCcggccaagaagaagaagaaaa TCCCCGGCGACGAGGAGGGCGACGGCTACGAGACGGACCACCAGGACTACTGCGAGGTGTGCCAGCAGGGCGGCGAGATCATCCTCTGCGACACGTGCCCGCGAGCTTACCACCTGGTGTGCCTGGAGCCCGAGCTGGAAAAGGCGCCCGAGGGCAAGTGGAGTTGCCCTCACTGC GAAAAAGAAGGAATCCAGTGGGAGGCAAAAGACGAGGACTTTGAGGACTTTGAGGAAGACGCGGAGGAGAGGACCATCTCGGAGGTCGGAGCGGGggtggaggaggacgacgaccaCATGGAGTTCTGTCGGGTGTGCAAAGACGGAGGTGAACTGTTGTGCTGTGACACCTGCACATCCTCCTACCACATCCACTGTCTCAACCCTCCGCTGCCAGAGATCCCCAATGGAGAGTGGTTGTGTCCACGATGCACG TGCCCGCCCATCAAAGGACGCGTGCAAAAGATCCTTCACTGGCGGTGGGGGGAGCCCCCGCCTCCGGCCCCCGTCCCGGCGCCGGACGCGGCGCCCGaccggccgccgccgccgcccacgAAGGGCCGAGCCGAGCGGGAGTTCTTCGTCAAGCTGGCTGGACAATCCTACTGGCACTGCACGTGGATCACAGAGCTCCAG TTGGAGATCTTCCACTCGGTGATGTACAGAAACTACCAGAGGAAGACGGACATGGACGAGCCGCCCGCTTTGGACTACGGCTCCGGCGGCGAGGACGAGAGCTCGGTGGGAAAATGCGAGAAGAGACGCGCCGAAGACGGCGCCATGGAAGACGAGTACTACAAATACGGCATCAAGCCCGAGTGGATGATGATCCATCGCATCATCAACCACAG TGTGGATAAAAGAGGGATGTGCCACTACCTGGTGAAGTGGCGAGACCTGACCTACGACCAGTGCACCTGGGAACGAGACCACATGGACATCCCCGACTTTGCCATCTACAAggccaactaccggagacacag GGACGCCGTCACCGAGGAAGACCCCGACAAACCCCGCGGGATGAGGAGCAAGAGTCGGGAGGGCGAAGACGAGTCTTCTCCCGCCTCGCCCGTCACCGAC CCGACCATAAAATACGAGGAGCAGCCCGACTTTGTGACGTCGACGGGCGGCACGCTGCACCTGTACCAGATGGAGGGTCTCAACTGGCTTCGGTTTTCGTGGGCTCAGGGCACCGACACCATCCTGGCGGACGAGATGGGTCTGGGCAAGACCATCCAGACCATTGTCTTCCTCTATTCGCTCTTTAAAGAG GGTCACACCAAGGGCCCCTTCCTGGTCAGCGCCCCGCTGTCCACCATCATCAACTGGGAGCGGGAGTTCGAGATGTGGGCGCCCGACTTCTACGTGGTCACCTACACCGGCGACAAGGACAGCCGAGCCATCATCCGGGAGAACGAGTTCTCCTTCGACGACTCGCCCGTCAAGGCGGGCAAGAAGCCCTTCAAGATGAGG AGAGAGACGCCGATCAAATTCCACGTGCTGCTGACCTCCTACGAGCTGGTGACCATCGACCAGACGGCGCTGAAGTCCATCGACTGGGCCTGCCTGGTGGTGGACGAGGCTCACCGCCTGAAAAATAACCAGTCCAAG TTTTTCAGGCGCTTGAACGACTACAAGATTGACCACAAGCTGCTGCTGACGGGGACGCCGCTGCAAAACAACCTGGAGGAACTCTTCCACCTGCTCAATTTCCTCACGCCCAACCGCTTCAA CAACCTGGACGGCTTCCTGGAGGAGTTTGCCGACATCTCCAAGGAGGACCAGATCAAGAAACTGCACGACTTGCTGGGGCCTCACATGCTGCGGCGACTGAAGGCCGACGTCTTCAAGAACATGCCCACCAAGACCGAGCTCATCGTGCGGGTGGAGCTGAGCCCCATGCAGAA AAAATACTACAAGCTGATTCTGACCAAGAACTTTGAGGCGCTGAACTCCAAAGGCGGCGGGAACCAGGTGTCCCTGCTCAACATCATGATGGATCTGAAGAAGTGCTGCAACCATCCCTACCTCTTCCCCGTCGCTTCCATG GAGGCCCAGAAAACGCCGAACGGTGCGTACGAGGGCTCCGCCCTCACCAAGGCTTCCGGGAAACTGACGCTGCTGCGGAAGATGCTGAGGAAACTAAAGGAGCAGGGACACCGAGTGCTGGTTTTCTCACAG ATGACCAAAATGCTGGACTTGCTGGAAGACTTCCTGGATTACGAAGGTTACAAGTATGAGAGGATCGACGGCGGGATCACCGGCGCGCTGCGGCAGGAGGCCATCGACCGCTTCAACG CTCCTGGCGCTTGTCAGTTTTGTTTCCTGCTGTCCACCCGCGCCGGAGGCTTGGGCATCAACTTGGCCACGGCGGACACGGTCGTCATCTTCGACTCGGACTGGAACCCTCACAACGACATTCAG GCCTTCAGTCGGGCTCACCGCATCGGGCAGGCCAACAAGGTGATGATCTACCGCTTTGTGACGCGAGCCAGCGTGGAGGAGCGCATCACGCAGGTGGCCAAGAGGAAGATGATGCTGACCCACCTGGTGGTCCGGCCCGGCCTGGGCTCCAAAGCCGGCTCCATGAGCAAGCAGGAACTGGACGACATCCTCAAGTTTGGAACCGAGGAGCTGTTCAAAAATGGAGGAGAAG GTATGAAGAATCCCTCGGGGGATAAAGCGGAGGACGAGGGCAACGTGATCCACTACGACAGCGCGGCCATCGAGAGGCTGCTGGACCGAAGCCAGGACGCCACCGACGACTCGGACGTCCAGAACATGAACGAGTACCTCAGCTCCTTCAAAGTGGCCCGCTACATGGTCCGAGAGGAGGACAAG GTGGACGAGATCGAGCGAGAGATCATCAAGCAGGAGGAGAACGTGGATCCCGACTACTGGGAGAAGCTGTTGCGGCACCACtacgagcagcagcagcaggaccTGGCCAGCAAACTGGGCAAAGGCAAGCGGAATCGCAAGCCTGTCAACTACAACGACGCAGCGCAGGAAGACCAAG AGTGGCACGCCGACATTTCCGACAACCAGTCTGAGTACTCCGTGGGCTccgaggaggaagacgaggactTCGACGACCGTCCGGAAG GTCGGAGACAATCCCGCCGCCAGTTGAGGAACGAGAAAGACAAACCGCTGCCTCCTCTTCTGGCCAGAGTGGGCGGCAACCTTGAA GTTCTCGGCTTCAATACACGTCAGCGGAAGGCTTTCCTCAATGCGGTGATGCGCTGGGGGATGCCGTCTCGGGACGCTTTCGCCTCTCAGTGGCTGGTCAGAGACCTCAGGGGCAAGACTGAGAAGGAATTCAA AGCGTACGTGTCGCTCTTCATGCGTCACTTGTGCGAGCCGGTGGCCGACGGGGCGGAGACGTTCGCCGACGGCGTCCCCAGGGAGGGCCTGTGTCGCCAGCCGGTCCTCACGCGCATCGGCGTCATGTCGCTTGTCAAGAAGAAG ATCCAGGAGTTTGAGCACATCAACGGGCGCTGGAGTCTGCCGGAGCTCAAGCCCGACGTCAGCCTGGACAAATCCTCGTCCAGAGCGTCGTCCCCCGCCGCCAAGACGGCGACGCCCACGCCAGACGCCAGCTACAACAATACGCCGTGCCACTCCAAGCCAG CGACGCCCGCGCCGGCGGACAAGCCTGAAAAGAACGGGAAGGAGGGCGAGAAGGAGGACAAGGAGGATGGCGAGGCCCAGTCGGAGAACGACAAAGAGGAGCGCAAAGAG CTCGGCACGCCGCAAAGCGCGCCTCCTCCGAGTCCGAAAACGGAGGGCAAagacgacgacggcggcggcggccagtCACgtgaggaggacgacgacgacggacCGAGCGACGCTTCGCCACAGGAGAGGACTTCGCCAGACGAGAGCAAAGTCCCAACCCAGCGGGATGGGCGGGTGCAAGAAGGGAAAACAG ATGGAGCAAACGTGGATCGGGAGCGGCGAAAAGACACGGACGAGCCGGAAGCGGCAGACGCCGAGGAGACCGCCGAACCCGACGAAG AAGAGGCGAAAGGTGACAAGGACGCTGGGAAAGAAATCGGAGAGGCGAAGGCGGAGCCCGCCGAGGGGAACGGGAAGCCGCCTGCCGAGCGGCCTCGCTTCATGTTTAACATCGCTGACGGCGGCTTCACTG AGCTGCACACTCTTTGGCAGAACGAGGAGCGGGCCGCCATCTCCTCGGGGAAGATGAGCGAGATCTGGCACCGCCGCCACGATTTCTGGCTCCTGGCAGGAATCGTCAT TCACGGCTACGCTCGGTGGCAGGACATCCAGAACGATCCGCCGTTCGCCATCGTCAACGAGCCGTTTAAGTCGCAGGCCAACAAAGGCAACTTCCTGGAGATGAAGAACAAGTTCCTGGCGCGGCGCTTCAAG ctgctGGAGCAGGCGCTGGTGATCGAGGAGCAGCTGCGGCGTGCGGCCTACCTGAACATGACGCAGGACCCCAGCCACCCGGCCATGGCGCTCAACGCGCGTTTCGCCGAAGTGGAGTGCCTAGCCGAGTCGCACCAGCACCTCAGCAAGGAGTCGCTGGCGGGCAACAAGCCAGCCAACGCCGTCCTGCATAAAG
- the chd3 gene encoding chromodomain-helicase-DNA-binding protein 3 isoform X8, which translates to MHVLSTVTCTKHARSSRELCVHGQSVIFRTPLSRRDTRDTGMTAFQDIFRDAFKRNRGKSTHRTIAAASRVTYKQVYLRSISHFVSNESHFEDEADASDREFPCKKKGRPKKKKDKEGEPVREKKCKKIGSHVERDSARERDFDDRSDSEKKKRKKRKERKEKKTKRKKKDDEDRDSSHEETTRPAEQKTSAQLAEEWGLEDVDRTFTEEDYRQLTNYKAFSQFMRPMIAKKNPKIPMSKMMTILGAKWREFSFNNPFKGNAAAVAAAAAAAAAAALAVAEQVSAATASPVPAPPPPPPVRKAKTKEGKGPGYKKRSKSPRVPDKKKALAAAKAKKMAAIRLKLSHVCAKRKKSCSSDDVDEDDSEREDSSVRGSSVRSDNSGRAKKNKRGRPAKKKKKIPGDEEGDGYETDHQDYCEVCQQGGEIILCDTCPRAYHLVCLEPELEKAPEGKWSCPHCEKEGIQWEAKDEDFEDFEEDAEERTISEVGAGVEEDDDHMEFCRVCKDGGELLCCDTCTSSYHIHCLNPPLPEIPNGEWLCPRCTCPPIKGRVQKILHWRWGEPPPPAPVPAPDAAPDRPPPPPTKGRAEREFFVKLAGQSYWHCTWITELQLEIFHSVMYRNYQRKTDMDEPPALDYGSGGEDESSVGKCEKRRAEDGAMEDEYYKYGIKPEWMMIHRIINHSVDKRGMCHYLVKWRDLTYDQCTWERDHMDIPDFAIYKANYRRHRDAVTEEDPDKPRGMRSKSREGEDESSPASPVTDPTIKYEEQPDFVTSTGGTLHLYQMEGLNWLRFSWAQGTDTILADEMGLGKTIQTIVFLYSLFKEGHTKGPFLVSAPLSTIINWEREFEMWAPDFYVVTYTGDKDSRAIIRENEFSFDDSPVKAGKKPFKMRRETPIKFHVLLTSYELVTIDQTALKSIDWACLVVDEAHRLKNNQSKFFRRLNDYKIDHKLLLTGTPLQNNLEELFHLLNFLTPNRFNNLDGFLEEFADISKEDQIKKLHDLLGPHMLRRLKADVFKNMPTKTELIVRVELSPMQKKYYKLILTKNFEALNSKGGGNQVSLLNIMMDLKKCCNHPYLFPVASMEAQKTPNGAYEGSALTKASGKLTLLRKMLRKLKEQGHRVLVFSQMTKMLDLLEDFLDYEGYKYERIDGGITGALRQEAIDRFNAPGACQFCFLLSTRAGGLGINLATADTVVIFDSDWNPHNDIQAFSRAHRIGQANKVMIYRFVTRASVEERITQVAKRKMMLTHLVVRPGLGSKAGSMSKQELDDILKFGTEELFKNGGEGMKNPSGDKAEDEGNVIHYDSAAIERLLDRSQDATDDSDVQNMNEYLSSFKVARYMVREEDKVDEIEREIIKQEENVDPDYWEKLLRHHYEQQQQDLASKLGKGKRNRKPVNYNDAAQEDQEWHADISDNQSEYSVGSEEEDEDFDDRPEGRRQSRRQLRNEKDKPLPPLLARVGGNLEVLGFNTRQRKAFLNAVMRWGMPSRDAFASQWLVRDLRGKTEKEFKAYVSLFMRHLCEPVADGAETFADGVPREGLCRQPVLTRIGVMSLVKKKIQEFEHINGRWSLPELKPDVSLDKSSSRASSPAAKTATPTPDASYNNTPCHSKPATPAPADKPEKNGKEGEKEDKEDGEAQSENDKEERKELGTPQSAPPPSPKTEGKDDDGGGGQSREEDDDDGPSDASPQERTSPDESKVPTQRDGRVQEGKTDGANVDRERRKDTDEPEAADAEETAEPDEEEAKGDKDAGKEIGEAKAEPAEGNGKPPAERPRFMFNIADGGFTELHTLWQNEERAAISSGKMSEIWHRRHDFWLLAGIVIHGYARWQDIQNDPPFAIVNEPFKSQANKGNFLEMKNKFLARRFKLLEQALVIEEQLRRAAYLNMTQDPSHPAMALNARFAEVECLAESHQHLSKESLAGNKPANAVLHKVLNQLEELLSDMKADVTRLPAALSRVPPIAARLQMSERSILSRLASKGTETHAPPPIPPGLYATHQNYGTPFAPANYSQMPPGSFISVLNGPPLSVKKEREGDLRREQRSGEVICIDD; encoded by the exons ATGCACGTTTTAAGTACCGTTACGTGCACTAAACACGCTCGCTCTTCTCGGGAACTTTGTGTCCACGGCCAAAGTGTCATCTTCCGCACCCCCCTTTCACGCCGTGACACGCGTGACACAGGAATGACAGCATTCCAGGACATTTTTCGTGATGCGTTCAAACGCAATCGGGGTAAATCGACACACAGGACGATTGCTGCTGCTTCGCGGGTGACTTACAAACAGGTTTATCTCAGGTCTATTTCGCATTTTGTCTCAAATGAGTCTCATTTCG AAGACGAGGCGGACGCGTCCGACAGGGAGTTCCCGTGTAAAAAGAAAGGAcggccaaagaaaaagaaggacaaaGAGGGGGAACCCGTAAGGGAGAAAAAATGCAAGAAGATT GGCAGCCACGTAGAGCGGGACTCGGCGCGGGAAAGGGACTTCGACGACCGTTCGGACagcgagaagaagaagaggaagaagcgcaaagaaaggaaggagaagaaaaccaagaggaagaaaaaagatgACGAGGACCGAGACAGCAGTCACGAGGAGACCACGagg CCTGCGGAGCAGAAGACCTCGGCCCAGCTGGCCGAGGAGTGGGGCCTGGAGGATGTTGACCGTACCTTCACCGAGGAGGACTACAGGCAGCTGACCAACTACAAGGCCTTCAGTCAGTTCATGAG GCCCATGATCGCCAAGAAGAACCCCAAGATCCCCATGTCCAAGATGATGACCATCTTGGGGGCCAAGTGGAGGGAGTTCAGTTTCAACAACCCCTTCAAAGGCAACGCCGCTGCGGTGGCtgcggccgccgccgccgccgccgccgccgcactcGCTGTCGCCGAGCAGGTCTCCGCGGCGACGGCCTCGCCTGTGCCGgcgccgccaccgccgccgcccgTCCGAAAGGCGAAGACGAAAGAAGGCAAAG GTCCGGGTTACAAGAAGCGCAGTAAAAGTCCTCGAGTCCCCGACAAGAAAAAGGCTTTGGCCGCGGCCAAGGCCAAAAAGATGGCGGCCATTCGGCTCAAACTTTCTCACGTGTGCGCCAAGCGGAAGAAGAGCTGCTCT AGCGACGACGTGGACGAGGACGATTCGGAGCGGGAGGACTCCAGCGTCCGCGGCTCCTCGGTTCGCTCCGACAACTCCGGCCGCGCGAAGAAGAACAAGCGCGGGCGGCcggccaagaagaagaagaaaa TCCCCGGCGACGAGGAGGGCGACGGCTACGAGACGGACCACCAGGACTACTGCGAGGTGTGCCAGCAGGGCGGCGAGATCATCCTCTGCGACACGTGCCCGCGAGCTTACCACCTGGTGTGCCTGGAGCCCGAGCTGGAAAAGGCGCCCGAGGGCAAGTGGAGTTGCCCTCACTGC GAAAAAGAAGGAATCCAGTGGGAGGCAAAAGACGAGGACTTTGAGGACTTTGAGGAAGACGCGGAGGAGAGGACCATCTCGGAGGTCGGAGCGGGggtggaggaggacgacgaccaCATGGAGTTCTGTCGGGTGTGCAAAGACGGAGGTGAACTGTTGTGCTGTGACACCTGCACATCCTCCTACCACATCCACTGTCTCAACCCTCCGCTGCCAGAGATCCCCAATGGAGAGTGGTTGTGTCCACGATGCACG TGCCCGCCCATCAAAGGACGCGTGCAAAAGATCCTTCACTGGCGGTGGGGGGAGCCCCCGCCTCCGGCCCCCGTCCCGGCGCCGGACGCGGCGCCCGaccggccgccgccgccgcccacgAAGGGCCGAGCCGAGCGGGAGTTCTTCGTCAAGCTGGCTGGACAATCCTACTGGCACTGCACGTGGATCACAGAGCTCCAG TTGGAGATCTTCCACTCGGTGATGTACAGAAACTACCAGAGGAAGACGGACATGGACGAGCCGCCCGCTTTGGACTACGGCTCCGGCGGCGAGGACGAGAGCTCGGTGGGAAAATGCGAGAAGAGACGCGCCGAAGACGGCGCCATGGAAGACGAGTACTACAAATACGGCATCAAGCCCGAGTGGATGATGATCCATCGCATCATCAACCACAG TGTGGATAAAAGAGGGATGTGCCACTACCTGGTGAAGTGGCGAGACCTGACCTACGACCAGTGCACCTGGGAACGAGACCACATGGACATCCCCGACTTTGCCATCTACAAggccaactaccggagacacag GGACGCCGTCACCGAGGAAGACCCCGACAAACCCCGCGGGATGAGGAGCAAGAGTCGGGAGGGCGAAGACGAGTCTTCTCCCGCCTCGCCCGTCACCGAC CCGACCATAAAATACGAGGAGCAGCCCGACTTTGTGACGTCGACGGGCGGCACGCTGCACCTGTACCAGATGGAGGGTCTCAACTGGCTTCGGTTTTCGTGGGCTCAGGGCACCGACACCATCCTGGCGGACGAGATGGGTCTGGGCAAGACCATCCAGACCATTGTCTTCCTCTATTCGCTCTTTAAAGAG GGTCACACCAAGGGCCCCTTCCTGGTCAGCGCCCCGCTGTCCACCATCATCAACTGGGAGCGGGAGTTCGAGATGTGGGCGCCCGACTTCTACGTGGTCACCTACACCGGCGACAAGGACAGCCGAGCCATCATCCGGGAGAACGAGTTCTCCTTCGACGACTCGCCCGTCAAGGCGGGCAAGAAGCCCTTCAAGATGAGG AGAGAGACGCCGATCAAATTCCACGTGCTGCTGACCTCCTACGAGCTGGTGACCATCGACCAGACGGCGCTGAAGTCCATCGACTGGGCCTGCCTGGTGGTGGACGAGGCTCACCGCCTGAAAAATAACCAGTCCAAG TTTTTCAGGCGCTTGAACGACTACAAGATTGACCACAAGCTGCTGCTGACGGGGACGCCGCTGCAAAACAACCTGGAGGAACTCTTCCACCTGCTCAATTTCCTCACGCCCAACCGCTTCAA CAACCTGGACGGCTTCCTGGAGGAGTTTGCCGACATCTCCAAGGAGGACCAGATCAAGAAACTGCACGACTTGCTGGGGCCTCACATGCTGCGGCGACTGAAGGCCGACGTCTTCAAGAACATGCCCACCAAGACCGAGCTCATCGTGCGGGTGGAGCTGAGCCCCATGCAGAA AAAATACTACAAGCTGATTCTGACCAAGAACTTTGAGGCGCTGAACTCCAAAGGCGGCGGGAACCAGGTGTCCCTGCTCAACATCATGATGGATCTGAAGAAGTGCTGCAACCATCCCTACCTCTTCCCCGTCGCTTCCATG GAGGCCCAGAAAACGCCGAACGGTGCGTACGAGGGCTCCGCCCTCACCAAGGCTTCCGGGAAACTGACGCTGCTGCGGAAGATGCTGAGGAAACTAAAGGAGCAGGGACACCGAGTGCTGGTTTTCTCACAG ATGACCAAAATGCTGGACTTGCTGGAAGACTTCCTGGATTACGAAGGTTACAAGTATGAGAGGATCGACGGCGGGATCACCGGCGCGCTGCGGCAGGAGGCCATCGACCGCTTCAACG CTCCTGGCGCTTGTCAGTTTTGTTTCCTGCTGTCCACCCGCGCCGGAGGCTTGGGCATCAACTTGGCCACGGCGGACACGGTCGTCATCTTCGACTCGGACTGGAACCCTCACAACGACATTCAG GCCTTCAGTCGGGCTCACCGCATCGGGCAGGCCAACAAGGTGATGATCTACCGCTTTGTGACGCGAGCCAGCGTGGAGGAGCGCATCACGCAGGTGGCCAAGAGGAAGATGATGCTGACCCACCTGGTGGTCCGGCCCGGCCTGGGCTCCAAAGCCGGCTCCATGAGCAAGCAGGAACTGGACGACATCCTCAAGTTTGGAACCGAGGAGCTGTTCAAAAATGGAGGAGAAG GTATGAAGAATCCCTCGGGGGATAAAGCGGAGGACGAGGGCAACGTGATCCACTACGACAGCGCGGCCATCGAGAGGCTGCTGGACCGAAGCCAGGACGCCACCGACGACTCGGACGTCCAGAACATGAACGAGTACCTCAGCTCCTTCAAAGTGGCCCGCTACATGGTCCGAGAGGAGGACAAG GTGGACGAGATCGAGCGAGAGATCATCAAGCAGGAGGAGAACGTGGATCCCGACTACTGGGAGAAGCTGTTGCGGCACCACtacgagcagcagcagcaggaccTGGCCAGCAAACTGGGCAAAGGCAAGCGGAATCGCAAGCCTGTCAACTACAACGACGCAGCGCAGGAAGACCAAG AGTGGCACGCCGACATTTCCGACAACCAGTCTGAGTACTCCGTGGGCTccgaggaggaagacgaggactTCGACGACCGTCCGGAAG GTCGGAGACAATCCCGCCGCCAGTTGAGGAACGAGAAAGACAAACCGCTGCCTCCTCTTCTGGCCAGAGTGGGCGGCAACCTTGAA GTTCTCGGCTTCAATACACGTCAGCGGAAGGCTTTCCTCAATGCGGTGATGCGCTGGGGGATGCCGTCTCGGGACGCTTTCGCCTCTCAGTGGCTGGTCAGAGACCTCAGGGGCAAGACTGAGAAGGAATTCAA AGCGTACGTGTCGCTCTTCATGCGTCACTTGTGCGAGCCGGTGGCCGACGGGGCGGAGACGTTCGCCGACGGCGTCCCCAGGGAGGGCCTGTGTCGCCAGCCGGTCCTCACGCGCATCGGCGTCATGTCGCTTGTCAAGAAGAAG ATCCAGGAGTTTGAGCACATCAACGGGCGCTGGAGTCTGCCGGAGCTCAAGCCCGACGTCAGCCTGGACAAATCCTCGTCCAGAGCGTCGTCCCCCGCCGCCAAGACGGCGACGCCCACGCCAGACGCCAGCTACAACAATACGCCGTGCCACTCCAAGCCAG CGACGCCCGCGCCGGCGGACAAGCCTGAAAAGAACGGGAAGGAGGGCGAGAAGGAGGACAAGGAGGATGGCGAGGCCCAGTCGGAGAACGACAAAGAGGAGCGCAAAGAG CTCGGCACGCCGCAAAGCGCGCCTCCTCCGAGTCCGAAAACGGAGGGCAAagacgacgacggcggcggcggccagtCACgtgaggaggacgacgacgacggacCGAGCGACGCTTCGCCACAGGAGAGGACTTCGCCAGACGAGAGCAAAGTCCCAACCCAGCGGGATGGGCGGGTGCAAGAAGGGAAAACAG ATGGAGCAAACGTGGATCGGGAGCGGCGAAAAGACACGGACGAGCCGGAAGCGGCAGACGCCGAGGAGACCGCCGAACCCGACGAAG AAGAGGCGAAAGGTGACAAGGACGCTGGGAAAGAAATCGGAGAGGCGAAGGCGGAGCCCGCCGAGGGGAACGGGAAGCCGCCTGCCGAGCGGCCTCGCTTCATGTTTAACATCGCTGACGGCGGCTTCACTG AGCTGCACACTCTTTGGCAGAACGAGGAGCGGGCCGCCATCTCCTCGGGGAAGATGAGCGAGATCTGGCACCGCCGCCACGATTTCTGGCTCCTGGCAGGAATCGTCAT TCACGGCTACGCTCGGTGGCAGGACATCCAGAACGATCCGCCGTTCGCCATCGTCAACGAGCCGTTTAAGTCGCAGGCCAACAAAGGCAACTTCCTGGAGATGAAGAACAAGTTCCTGGCGCGGCGCTTCAAG ctgctGGAGCAGGCGCTGGTGATCGAGGAGCAGCTGCGGCGTGCGGCCTACCTGAACATGACGCAGGACCCCAGCCACCCGGCCATGGCGCTCAACGCGCGTTTCGCCGAAGTGGAGTGCCTAGCCGAGTCGCACCAGCACCTCAGCAAGGAGTCGCTGGCGGGCAACAAGCCAGCCAACGCCGTCCTGCATAAAG